The proteins below are encoded in one region of Alistipes indistinctus YIT 12060:
- a CDS encoding outer membrane beta-barrel family protein produces MVLSRQFAAILFVWPLFGEVIYAQSHTLKGSVVDELRRPVTAVSCVLRSSTDSLFVQSTLSDENGDFIFADIGNGAYTLYLNHMSYKLQTISVEINNQDQIFEQPYTLQQQENLIDEVVVTAERPTVKLVDQKLVYDVTVLKDNKIISNAFDLLRHIPNLVGSGDDLKLVGSSNYAILIDGKPSSLTKGQMIQTLKTMSASRVADVEIMYSAPPQYNVQGAAINIVLKNDAQSPETPPLQGEVAAEYTQGHYPGYGIRANLFYNKSSYKVDLTVGAKTSKEWNRNKMDAVHQLQENRYDISLDDERIYKFSDLDLRLNVLRTLSRGSTLSLTYTGNLNRRTGYQASNSVFIENSDLYEHVKSRVDKEIDTDFHNIRFDYSSSKRLSLGVEYTLFHDPTKELYKEFDTEYQSIVTEYRTKTKQNINKILVYLNHELSLGKDWKLNYGIKASYSANRNNYDYFKVVSATSPDSISHIKQQEDNYSAYVGFSKKINDKLSAQASLSGGFYRGTIDYGDREQTLWSDFQLFVNANLAYVPSPKHTLQLSFSSEIQYPPYWALSNNGFRLNTYTILLGNPSLKFARKYNAQLVYVINQKYTLMAYNSYVPNYFTQVPYQSQDALQNIIQMVNLDYQNIYGIVGIVPFRVKKFLESQLTVNFFRQTDKDNDFHGLRFRNSHNSFIIQLDNTFNISSKPDIKGELSGYYISGGIQGIYDIEHFYSIAAGIKWQTNNKRIEVGAKVDDIFRTTNVTLRTNYQNQNIKMRDYADTPFFRFNVSYRFGNYSGKEKSTVDKSRFGR; encoded by the coding sequence GCCGATATCGGGAACGGAGCATATACGCTCTACTTGAACCACATGAGTTATAAGCTCCAAACCATATCGGTTGAAATTAACAATCAGGATCAAATATTCGAGCAACCGTATACGCTGCAACAGCAGGAGAACCTGATTGATGAAGTGGTCGTTACGGCTGAACGCCCGACAGTAAAACTGGTTGATCAAAAACTCGTTTATGACGTAACCGTTTTGAAAGACAATAAAATTATCTCCAATGCTTTTGATTTGCTCCGCCATATACCCAATCTGGTCGGCAGCGGGGACGATTTGAAACTGGTCGGATCCTCCAATTATGCAATCTTAATCGATGGTAAACCGTCCTCCCTGACGAAGGGACAAATGATCCAAACTCTCAAAACAATGTCCGCGTCCAGAGTCGCCGATGTCGAGATTATGTACAGCGCGCCACCCCAGTACAATGTCCAGGGGGCGGCAATCAATATCGTATTAAAGAACGACGCACAATCTCCCGAAACTCCGCCACTGCAAGGAGAAGTTGCGGCGGAATATACTCAGGGGCATTATCCGGGTTATGGGATACGGGCCAATCTTTTTTATAACAAATCCTCTTACAAAGTAGATTTAACAGTCGGAGCAAAAACATCAAAAGAATGGAACCGCAACAAAATGGACGCCGTACACCAATTGCAAGAGAATCGGTATGATATTTCGCTGGACGATGAACGGATCTATAAGTTTTCCGACCTTGACTTAAGATTAAATGTTCTCCGGACATTGAGCAGGGGAAGTACGTTGTCTTTGACTTATACGGGAAATCTGAATCGGAGAACCGGATACCAGGCTTCAAACTCCGTTTTCATTGAAAATTCGGATTTATACGAACATGTAAAATCACGGGTAGATAAAGAAATCGATACCGATTTTCACAATATACGGTTCGATTACTCCTCTTCCAAACGCCTTTCCCTCGGTGTTGAATATACGCTGTTTCACGACCCCACAAAAGAGCTTTATAAAGAATTTGACACGGAATATCAGAGCATAGTAACTGAGTACCGGACCAAAACGAAACAGAATATCAATAAGATATTGGTTTACCTGAATCACGAGCTGAGTTTGGGAAAGGATTGGAAACTGAATTATGGAATAAAGGCGAGTTACTCCGCGAATCGCAACAACTACGATTATTTCAAGGTTGTTTCAGCAACTTCCCCGGACTCAATCAGCCATATTAAACAACAAGAGGACAACTATTCAGCTTATGTCGGTTTTTCTAAAAAGATAAATGACAAGCTATCGGCCCAAGCTTCTCTTTCCGGAGGATTTTACCGGGGGACCATTGACTACGGAGATCGCGAACAGACCTTGTGGAGTGATTTTCAGCTATTCGTTAACGCCAATTTAGCATATGTCCCTTCGCCCAAACATACGCTGCAGCTCTCTTTTTCGTCAGAGATACAGTATCCGCCATATTGGGCCCTCAGCAACAACGGTTTCCGCTTAAATACCTATACGATCCTATTGGGGAATCCTTCCCTGAAGTTTGCCCGGAAATATAATGCCCAACTCGTGTATGTAATTAATCAAAAATATACACTGATGGCCTATAATAGTTATGTCCCCAATTACTTTACCCAGGTGCCTTATCAATCACAGGACGCTCTTCAAAATATCATTCAAATGGTCAACCTGGATTATCAAAATATCTACGGTATTGTCGGAATCGTTCCTTTCCGCGTAAAAAAATTCTTGGAAAGTCAGCTAACCGTCAACTTTTTCAGGCAGACTGACAAGGATAACGATTTCCACGGGTTACGATTCAGGAACTCCCACAATTCGTTCATAATTCAGCTGGATAACACCTTTAACATCTCTTCGAAGCCCGATATCAAGGGAGAACTTTCGGGATATTATATCTCGGGCGGCATCCAGGGAATTTATGATATTGAGCATTTTTACAGTATCGCAGCGGGGATAAAATGGCAAACGAACAATAAACGAATCGAGGTCGGAGCAAAGGTCGATGATATTTTCCGGACAACAAATGTCACCTTGAGAACCAATTATCAAAATCAGAATATAAAAATGCGGGATTATGCCGATACTCCATTTTTCAGGTTCAATGTCTCCTACCGTTTTGGAAATTATTCGGGCAAAGAAAAATCGACTGTCGACAAATCGAGATTCGGCAGATAA
- a CDS encoding DUF4422 domain-containing protein yields the protein MVCAHKRDACLAEPPYLPVQVGRAIAREDLGYTGDDSGENISAKNRNYCELTAQYWAWKNRSDADYIGLCHYRRYFDFGSRSLANVKTRTPAEFFASAHPVPDMDRVFRRYDVVLGRPKYYPYNLYTDYSRQHIREDLDLLRTVLGEKYPDYLPAFDRFFFRGNRLSHFNMFVMPRERFDAYSVWLFDLLEEVERRIRISDDPVQARVMGYMSERLLNVYVQHNRLRICYRPVVMVDERKRKGTLKFLFHAGVNNLLFFVTYPFRKHAPSGDEG from the coding sequence ATGGTTTGCGCCCACAAACGGGACGCCTGCCTGGCGGAACCTCCTTACCTGCCCGTGCAGGTCGGCAGGGCGATCGCCCGCGAGGATTTGGGTTATACGGGTGACGATTCGGGAGAGAATATCAGCGCCAAGAATCGCAACTATTGCGAACTGACGGCCCAGTATTGGGCCTGGAAAAACCGGTCCGATGCCGATTATATCGGGTTATGTCACTACCGGCGTTATTTCGATTTCGGCAGCCGGTCGCTGGCCAATGTCAAAACCAGGACTCCCGCCGAGTTTTTTGCTTCGGCGCATCCGGTCCCGGATATGGACCGGGTGTTTCGCCGGTACGACGTCGTTCTCGGCCGGCCGAAATACTATCCGTATAACCTTTATACCGACTATTCCCGGCAGCACATCCGCGAGGATCTGGACCTGTTGCGCACGGTTTTGGGCGAAAAGTACCCGGATTACCTGCCCGCTTTCGATCGGTTCTTTTTTCGCGGGAACCGGCTGTCGCATTTCAATATGTTCGTGATGCCGCGGGAGCGGTTCGACGCCTATTCGGTGTGGTTGTTCGACCTGCTCGAAGAGGTCGAGCGCCGTATCCGGATATCCGACGATCCGGTGCAGGCCCGTGTAATGGGATATATGAGCGAGCGTTTGTTGAATGTCTACGTGCAGCATAACCGTCTTCGCATCTGTTACCGTCCTGTGGTTATGGTCGATGAGCGCAAACGCAAAGGGACCCTGAAATTTCTTTTTCATGCTGGGGTCAATAACCTGTTGTTTTTCGTGACTTACCCGTTCCGCAAGCACGCCCCTTCCGGAGACGAAGGTTGA
- the glf gene encoding UDP-galactopyranose mutase, which produces MVKQYDYLIVGAGLYGAAFAYRARQRGKSSLVVDRRPHPGGNLYCEEIEGIRVHKYGPHIFHTADREVWDFVRTLTEFNRFTYMPLANYEGRIFNLPFNMNTFYQLWKTATPAEAQAKIASQREAGAVGEPRNLEEQAISLVGKDIYELLIKGYTEKQWGRPAVELPAFIIRRLPVRFTYDNNYFNDPYQGIPVGGYNKLIGKLLEGIECRCNTDYFRHRSELEAMAGTVVFTGPIDEYFGYCFGPLEYRSLRFEQETLDMPNYQGIAAVNYTSAAVPYTRIIEHKHFEFGTQPKTVITREYPQQWSEGCEPYYPVNDQRNNSLYRKYADLAEATPGVVFGGRLAEYKYYDMDQVIRRVLDAEI; this is translated from the coding sequence ATGGTGAAGCAATACGATTATTTGATTGTCGGGGCCGGACTTTACGGGGCAGCTTTTGCCTATAGGGCCCGTCAGCGGGGAAAATCCTCGCTGGTGGTCGACCGCCGTCCGCATCCGGGCGGTAACCTTTATTGCGAGGAGATCGAAGGTATCCGCGTGCACAAATACGGTCCGCATATTTTCCACACTGCCGACCGCGAGGTTTGGGATTTTGTCCGTACGCTGACCGAATTCAACCGGTTTACCTACATGCCGCTGGCCAATTACGAAGGTAGGATTTTCAACCTGCCCTTCAATATGAACACGTTTTACCAATTGTGGAAAACCGCGACACCCGCCGAAGCACAGGCGAAAATCGCTTCGCAGCGTGAGGCCGGGGCGGTCGGAGAACCCCGGAACCTCGAAGAGCAGGCGATCTCGCTGGTCGGCAAGGATATTTACGAGTTGTTGATCAAAGGCTACACCGAAAAGCAGTGGGGGCGTCCGGCCGTCGAGTTGCCGGCTTTCATTATCCGCCGCCTGCCGGTACGCTTCACTTACGATAACAACTATTTCAACGATCCTTACCAGGGAATTCCCGTGGGCGGGTACAACAAGCTGATCGGTAAATTGCTCGAAGGGATCGAATGTCGCTGCAATACGGACTACTTCCGTCACCGGAGCGAACTCGAGGCGATGGCCGGTACCGTCGTGTTTACGGGACCGATCGACGAATATTTCGGGTATTGTTTCGGGCCGCTCGAATACCGCAGCCTCCGGTTCGAACAGGAAACGCTCGATATGCCGAATTACCAGGGTATAGCGGCGGTAAACTATACGTCGGCCGCTGTCCCTTATACCCGGATTATCGAGCACAAGCATTTCGAATTCGGCACGCAGCCCAAGACAGTAATCACCCGGGAGTACCCGCAGCAGTGGAGCGAAGGTTGCGAACCTTATTATCCGGTGAACGATCAGCGGAATAACAGCCTGTACCGGAAATACGCGGATTTGGCGGAAGCCACCCCCGGCGTTGTTTTCGGCGGCCGGTTGGCGGAGTATAAATATTATGATATGGACCAGGTGATCCGCCGGGTCCTCGATGCGGAAATCTGA
- a CDS encoding DUF4861 family protein has translation MKTKHLLSLLLAGLCTGTLSAQNYPWYTQGDFAPQKRIEFKITNPTNLEVKDAPVIIKREGFPMPDLHEMMITIVDPQGTPRPAPSDSVLNVQGGHQLRAESNGRMLFHQLDDLDKDGIWDELFFQVDLKPKETRTIYIYLGENIRGWNKHGTHANIASYCRHIMPFWETGEVGWKIWFANSVDAYGKRKSQLVSPVLYGENVDGYGIANINHDYGSDIQEVAPSFGASAICLFENPDKPDSISMPRKTPTKQKLAPESLWNAGQISDTRYAYDVIVNGPLRSMIKIKGMNWNTGNGFYEYEQYYTAYANQNYCRSKVHFNKFFPTRDGVLMGCGMRKKPQEDNFIQKGGIIISSGPEEVRDPEKIDQRENIVVDFIGGAIVVKDRYKPQYQYIPYYEGNHTFRVTPDEDNTFEYMVCTAWSEGTKLRNKTDFNKYVEEQAVQFNNPITYKFVKIEGK, from the coding sequence ATGAAAACCAAGCATTTGCTCTCCCTGTTGCTGGCCGGACTGTGCACCGGTACACTCAGTGCCCAGAATTACCCGTGGTACACGCAGGGAGATTTCGCTCCGCAAAAGCGCATCGAATTCAAAATCACCAATCCCACGAACTTGGAGGTCAAAGACGCTCCGGTAATTATCAAGCGCGAAGGGTTCCCGATGCCCGACCTGCACGAAATGATGATCACCATAGTCGACCCGCAGGGCACACCGCGTCCCGCCCCGTCGGATTCGGTCCTCAATGTTCAGGGCGGCCACCAACTGCGCGCCGAATCGAACGGCCGGATGCTGTTCCACCAACTCGACGACTTGGACAAAGACGGCATCTGGGACGAACTCTTCTTCCAGGTCGATTTGAAGCCCAAGGAGACGCGCACGATTTACATTTACCTCGGAGAAAACATCCGCGGCTGGAACAAGCACGGCACCCACGCCAACATCGCCAGCTACTGCCGCCACATCATGCCTTTCTGGGAGACCGGCGAGGTGGGTTGGAAGATCTGGTTCGCCAACAGCGTCGATGCTTACGGCAAACGCAAATCGCAGTTGGTATCCCCGGTTCTTTACGGAGAAAACGTCGACGGTTACGGCATTGCGAACATCAATCACGACTACGGATCGGACATTCAGGAGGTAGCCCCGTCGTTCGGAGCCAGCGCCATCTGCCTGTTCGAGAACCCCGACAAACCGGACTCGATCTCGATGCCGCGCAAAACCCCGACCAAACAGAAACTCGCCCCCGAGTCGCTGTGGAACGCCGGACAGATTTCCGACACCCGTTATGCGTATGACGTAATCGTGAACGGCCCGCTGCGCTCGATGATCAAGATCAAAGGCATGAACTGGAATACCGGCAACGGTTTCTATGAATACGAACAGTATTACACCGCCTATGCAAACCAGAATTACTGCCGGTCGAAAGTGCATTTCAACAAATTCTTTCCCACCCGTGACGGTGTGCTGATGGGCTGCGGCATGCGCAAGAAACCGCAGGAGGACAACTTCATCCAGAAGGGCGGCATCATCATCTCGTCGGGCCCGGAAGAGGTGCGCGACCCCGAAAAAATCGACCAGCGCGAGAATATCGTCGTGGATTTCATCGGCGGGGCGATCGTCGTGAAAGACCGCTATAAGCCACAATACCAATATATTCCATATTACGAAGGGAACCATACTTTCCGCGTAACGCCCGACGAGGACAACACGTTCGAATACATGGTCTGCACGGCCTGGAGTGAGGGAACGAAACTGAGAAACAAAACCGACTTCAACAAATACGTCGAAGAGCAGGCCGTCCAGTTCAACAACCCGATCACCTATAAATTCGTCAAGATCGAAGGCAAATAA
- a CDS encoding heparinase II/III domain-containing protein, with the protein MKLLFTCIAALLTLSAGNALAQADLSRLADHPRLLLPKGTEKKLLKQINRDAVWKEIHTATLGEADRIITLPVNERIKTGMRLLAVSRENLRRIFILSYAYRMTGQEKYLVRAEQEMLKAASFSDWNPSHFLDVGEMTMALGVGYDWLYPALSEASRRTIREAIVEKGFKPSYDTAYNWFVDAEHNWNQVCNGGLAFGAIAVAESEPEWAQKIIDRAIDKVRLPMRHYAPDGAYPEGPGYWGYGTLFNVLLIGGLESTFGTDYGLSQMPGFMQTGTYEMQMVSPLIKHFNYMDNSYEPESSSAPFWFYSKTQDPSVLCQQVSILQRDTAKKYLKDRVLPAMLIWGAGAPMEKAVAPQETFWAGRGNTPVCVMRSGWGDPNARFVGVKLGSPSINHGHMDVGSFVFEADGVRWAIDLGSEDYNTTETRGVDLWNMAQQSQRWDVFRYNNRSHNTLTFNDKLQRVNGSAQIIESDSATARRFVKTDLTPVYAGQVDKVERTISLVDNDYLLIEDEITAGKNYTRMRWTLMTRATPKILSDNTVMLEQDGKRCLLKIESETPIVWRFEKTPTVNTFDSPNPDVTMVVFDTDLKRGETQYVRALLTPMSSLSRALEGKTGCIQTSGQTPGNNE; encoded by the coding sequence ATGAAACTTTTATTTACCTGTATCGCCGCATTGCTGACGCTCTCTGCAGGCAATGCATTAGCTCAGGCCGACCTGAGTCGGCTCGCGGATCACCCGCGCTTATTGTTGCCCAAAGGCACCGAAAAAAAGTTGCTCAAACAGATTAACCGCGATGCGGTCTGGAAGGAGATCCACACTGCGACACTGGGCGAAGCCGACCGGATCATCACCCTCCCGGTCAACGAACGGATCAAAACAGGCATGCGCCTGTTAGCGGTCTCGCGCGAAAACCTGCGCCGGATTTTCATCTTAAGCTACGCCTACCGGATGACCGGGCAGGAGAAATACCTCGTGCGGGCCGAGCAGGAAATGCTCAAAGCCGCTTCGTTTTCGGATTGGAATCCCAGCCATTTCCTCGATGTGGGAGAGATGACGATGGCCCTCGGCGTCGGTTACGACTGGCTCTACCCGGCCCTTTCGGAAGCTTCGCGCAGGACCATCCGCGAAGCGATTGTCGAAAAAGGGTTCAAGCCTTCATACGACACCGCTTACAACTGGTTCGTCGATGCCGAGCACAACTGGAATCAGGTCTGCAACGGAGGTCTGGCCTTCGGGGCGATCGCCGTCGCCGAGTCGGAGCCGGAATGGGCCCAAAAGATTATCGACCGCGCGATCGACAAAGTCCGGTTGCCGATGCGCCATTATGCCCCGGACGGAGCCTATCCCGAAGGGCCCGGCTACTGGGGCTACGGCACTCTGTTCAATGTATTGCTGATCGGCGGCCTCGAAAGCACATTCGGCACCGACTACGGTTTAAGCCAGATGCCGGGGTTCATGCAGACCGGAACCTACGAAATGCAAATGGTCAGCCCGCTCATCAAACATTTCAACTACATGGATAACAGCTACGAGCCCGAATCGTCATCGGCCCCGTTCTGGTTCTACAGCAAGACGCAGGACCCGTCGGTACTCTGCCAGCAGGTGTCTATTTTGCAGCGCGACACAGCGAAGAAATACCTGAAGGACCGCGTGCTTCCGGCCATGCTGATCTGGGGGGCAGGCGCACCGATGGAAAAAGCCGTCGCTCCGCAAGAGACGTTCTGGGCCGGACGCGGCAATACACCGGTGTGCGTCATGCGTTCGGGGTGGGGAGATCCGAACGCCCGGTTCGTCGGCGTGAAATTGGGTTCGCCAAGTATCAACCACGGACACATGGATGTGGGTAGCTTCGTGTTCGAAGCCGACGGCGTTCGCTGGGCTATCGACCTCGGCAGCGAAGATTACAACACGACCGAAACCCGCGGCGTCGACCTGTGGAACATGGCCCAGCAGTCGCAACGCTGGGATGTATTCCGGTACAACAACCGTTCGCACAACACGCTTACGTTCAATGATAAATTGCAACGGGTAAACGGCTCGGCACAAATCATCGAATCGGATTCCGCCACTGCACGCCGATTCGTCAAAACGGATCTGACACCGGTCTACGCCGGGCAGGTCGATAAAGTCGAGCGAACCATATCTCTGGTCGATAACGATTACCTTTTGATCGAAGACGAGATCACGGCCGGAAAAAACTATACGCGGATGCGCTGGACGTTAATGACCCGCGCCACTCCCAAAATTCTGTCCGACAACACCGTAATGCTCGAACAGGACGGCAAGAGATGCCTTCTGAAAATCGAGTCGGAAACACCGATCGTTTGGCGTTTCGAAAAAACTCCCACAGTCAACACATTCGACTCGCCGAATCCCGACGTGACCATGGTCGTGTTCGACACCGACCTGAAGCGCGGGGAGACCCAGTATGTGCGAGCACTGTTGACTCCCATGTCTTCGTTATCACGGGCGTTGGAAGGAAAAACGGGCTGCATCCAGACCAGCGGCCAAACGCCCGGTAACAACGAATAA
- a CDS encoding glycoside hydrolase family 88 protein has product MKTIVYTGLAALALCVTAAFYACSPKESPVQSDFDFAGSQLRIALQTADSIRSAQGKTLAELPSPRNIEPDGSMRLVDPTDWCSGFFPGELWYMYEYTGDDFWKQQAEAYTGALESQQTNRGTHDIGFMMYCSYGNGERLAPNDRYKEVLLESARSLASRFNPTTGCIRSWDNWGPDFPWQYPVIIDNMMNLELLFWAARESGDSTFYKIAVTHADTTMKNHFRPDYSSFHVVDYDTLSGKVLGRQTHQGYADSSAWARGQAWGLYGYTVCYRETKDPKYLTQAENIAGLIFSNKNMPEDLIPYWDYDAPGIPDEPRDVSAATVAASALYELSTFSADSVKYRAWADRIIDTLSANYLVLPGTMHGFLLRSSTGHKPGGTEIDVPIVYADYYFLEALLRKQRLERGKPVNG; this is encoded by the coding sequence ATGAAAACTATTGTTTATACGGGCCTGGCCGCCCTCGCCCTTTGTGTAACCGCCGCTTTCTACGCCTGTTCCCCGAAAGAGAGCCCCGTCCAATCTGATTTCGATTTTGCCGGCTCGCAACTGCGCATTGCACTGCAGACGGCCGACAGTATCCGCTCCGCACAGGGCAAAACGCTCGCCGAACTCCCCTCGCCGCGCAACATCGAACCCGACGGTTCGATGCGGTTGGTAGACCCGACAGACTGGTGCAGCGGCTTTTTCCCCGGAGAACTGTGGTACATGTACGAATACACCGGCGACGATTTCTGGAAACAGCAGGCCGAAGCCTATACCGGAGCCCTCGAAAGCCAGCAAACGAACCGGGGTACGCACGATATCGGCTTTATGATGTACTGCAGTTACGGCAACGGGGAGCGTCTCGCGCCGAACGACCGCTACAAAGAGGTGCTGCTCGAAAGCGCCCGCTCGCTCGCTTCGCGCTTCAATCCCACCACCGGTTGCATTCGCTCGTGGGATAACTGGGGTCCGGACTTCCCGTGGCAGTATCCGGTCATCATCGACAATATGATGAACCTGGAGCTGCTCTTCTGGGCTGCACGCGAGAGCGGCGATTCGACCTTCTATAAAATCGCGGTCACGCATGCCGATACGACGATGAAAAACCATTTCCGTCCCGATTACAGTTCGTTCCATGTCGTGGATTACGACACCCTGTCCGGGAAGGTGCTGGGCCGGCAGACGCACCAGGGCTACGCCGATTCATCGGCATGGGCGCGCGGACAGGCATGGGGACTGTACGGCTATACGGTCTGCTACCGGGAGACGAAGGACCCGAAATACCTCACACAAGCCGAAAACATCGCCGGACTTATTTTTTCAAACAAGAATATGCCCGAAGACCTGATTCCTTATTGGGATTACGATGCACCGGGCATCCCCGACGAACCGCGCGACGTTTCGGCGGCCACGGTTGCCGCCTCGGCGCTCTACGAGCTCTCGACTTTTTCCGCCGACAGCGTGAAATACCGCGCATGGGCCGACCGGATCATCGACACCCTGTCAGCGAATTATCTCGTACTGCCCGGTACCATGCACGGCTTTTTGCTCCGGTCGAGCACCGGACACAAACCGGGGGGAACCGAGATCGACGTCCCGATCGTATATGCCGATTACTATTTCCTCGAGGCCTTGCTGCGCAAACAGCGCCTCGAAAGGGGGAAACCGGTCAACGGATAA
- the tsaE gene encoding tRNA (adenosine(37)-N6)-threonylcarbamoyltransferase complex ATPase subunit type 1 TsaE — protein sequence MKTIKVNGLGDLYDAAGEILDSLEGRTIVALRGEMGAGKTTLIREICDRLGVADMVTSPTFAIINEYKDRGHRPVYHFDFYRINRIEEAFDFGYEEYFYSGNLCLVEWPEKIEQLMPAEGVMTVLIDVTGDDSRVLRID from the coding sequence ATGAAGACAATCAAGGTAAACGGACTGGGAGACCTTTACGATGCGGCAGGAGAAATTCTCGATTCGCTGGAGGGCCGCACGATCGTTGCGTTGCGCGGGGAGATGGGAGCGGGGAAAACGACGCTGATCCGCGAAATCTGCGACCGTTTGGGTGTCGCAGATATGGTGACCAGTCCCACGTTCGCCATAATCAACGAGTACAAAGACCGCGGTCACCGTCCGGTTTATCATTTCGACTTCTACCGGATCAATCGGATCGAGGAGGCGTTCGATTTCGGTTACGAGGAGTATTTCTACAGTGGTAACCTGTGCTTGGTCGAATGGCCGGAGAAGATCGAGCAGTTGATGCCTGCGGAGGGTGTCATGACTGTCCTGATCGACGTGACGGGCGACGACAGCCGGGTGCTGCGGATAGATTAG
- the porX gene encoding T9SS response regulator signal transducer PorX: MSNGARILWVDDEIDLLKPHILFLKGKGYDVETANNAYDAIDLVASHPFDLIILDEMMPGMTGLETLPKIKEIRPTTPVIMVTKSEEENIMDKAVGSKIADYLIKPVNPNQVLLSIKKNVHSQQLVTEQSTADYRSQFGEIASALGQARTFADWTAIYKRLVGWEVELTESTDPGIREILAFQKNEANNEFSKFVRNHYLDWFSSRDGDTPVLSHNLMKAKVFPVADENPKTIFILIDNFRYDQWRMIHPVLHSIYEVEQEDFYCSILPTATQYARNAIFAGLTPLAIDKIMPNLWLNDNEAGGKNRHEEDFLKRQMQSQGRSGKLYFDKIVRSDAGKRLLDNIEKVHQADFAVIVYNFLDMLSHARTETQIIRDLAEDEAAFRSLTRSWFEHSDLLLLLKLLAERGHTVILSSDHGTIRVDNPVKVVGDRETSPNLRYKTGKNLAFNPKEVFAITKPEQAHLPKSNITSTYIFAYNRDFFVYPTNTNQFVRYYDNTFQHGGISMEEMIVPFIVLKPR, encoded by the coding sequence ATGAGCAACGGAGCAAGGATTCTTTGGGTGGACGACGAAATCGACCTGCTCAAGCCGCACATTTTATTTCTCAAAGGAAAAGGTTACGATGTCGAGACCGCCAATAATGCCTACGACGCGATCGATCTGGTCGCCTCCCATCCGTTCGATCTGATTATCCTCGACGAGATGATGCCGGGTATGACGGGACTCGAAACCTTACCGAAGATCAAGGAAATCCGCCCCACTACGCCGGTGATCATGGTCACCAAAAGCGAGGAGGAGAATATCATGGATAAGGCGGTAGGCTCGAAAATCGCCGATTACCTGATCAAACCGGTCAATCCGAACCAAGTGTTGCTGTCGATCAAAAAGAATGTCCACAGCCAGCAGTTGGTGACCGAACAGAGCACGGCGGATTACCGCAGCCAGTTCGGGGAGATCGCTTCCGCTCTCGGTCAGGCGCGCACGTTCGCCGACTGGACTGCCATTTACAAAAGACTGGTCGGTTGGGAGGTCGAACTGACCGAATCGACCGATCCGGGCATCCGCGAAATCCTGGCGTTCCAGAAAAACGAAGCGAACAATGAGTTTTCGAAATTTGTACGGAACCACTACCTGGATTGGTTCTCAAGCCGGGATGGCGATACGCCCGTGCTGTCGCACAATCTGATGAAAGCGAAGGTTTTTCCGGTGGCCGACGAAAATCCCAAAACGATCTTTATCCTGATCGACAATTTCCGTTACGACCAGTGGAGGATGATTCATCCTGTACTGCACAGTATTTACGAGGTCGAACAGGAGGATTTTTATTGCAGTATTCTTCCTACCGCCACCCAATATGCCCGCAATGCGATTTTTGCCGGGCTGACGCCGCTGGCTATCGACAAAATTATGCCGAACCTGTGGCTCAACGACAACGAGGCGGGGGGCAAGAACCGCCACGAAGAGGATTTCCTCAAGCGGCAGATGCAGTCGCAGGGGCGGAGCGGCAAACTCTATTTCGATAAAATCGTCCGTTCCGATGCCGGTAAACGGCTGTTGGACAACATTGAAAAGGTCCACCAGGCCGATTTTGCAGTGATCGTTTACAATTTTCTCGATATGCTGTCGCATGCGCGCACCGAGACGCAGATTATCCGCGACCTGGCCGAAGACGAAGCGGCATTCCGCTCGCTTACCCGTTCGTGGTTCGAACATTCCGACCTGCTGTTGTTGCTCAAACTGCTCGCCGAGCGCGGCCACACGGTGATCCTCTCGTCCGATCACGGCACGATCCGCGTCGACAATCCGGTGAAGGTGGTCGGCGATCGGGAGACTTCGCCGAACCTGCGCTACAAAACCGGGAAAAACCTGGCCTTCAATCCCAAGGAGGTATTCGCTATTACGAAGCCGGAACAGGCTCACCTGCCCAAATCCAATATCACGTCGACCTATATCTTCGCCTACAACCGTGACTTTTTCGTCTATCCGACCAATACGAACCAGTTCGTGCGTTATTACGACAACACGTTCCAGCACGGCGGTATTTCGATGGAAGAGATGATCGTTCCGTTTATCGTACTGAAACCGCGGTAG